One window of Hypomesus transpacificus isolate Combined female unplaced genomic scaffold, fHypTra1 scaffold_30, whole genome shotgun sequence genomic DNA carries:
- the LOC124463624 gene encoding hypermethylated in cancer 2 protein-like, giving the protein MELPNHAKQLLLQLNQQRAKGFLCDVIIVVENALFRAHKNILAASSIYFKSLVLHDNLINLDTEMVNPSVFRQVLDFIYTGKLLSSSTEPGSEQSYSALLTAASYLQLHDLAALCRKKLKRGGGKPLAGKPLAGKPSSQGALGRIRIINQRRASSGPLNHFSATPSDADQMQPDDGVRDKLSDDETFAGNNGSTGGNNGSSNGNLSSGGEPDLGLDLSKKSPASGGGGSGDALSPHSCQESPQSASVSTTNSASLDDSSTLLTGLDASCPEPMELTPTPRAPRDGTPQPPGLQPRKSSRQVARKKEWPKREVSGLKAEDRDRPLANGVIVGPKDGRYSSGGAGGGGSSSSFISDQSFQCKEEEEEEGRENGQEHSDESGESDGESGETGRGGGGGGKGGRGGNRRANYVYRQEGFEPAFGDNLYVCIPCGKGFPSSEQLNAHVESHTEDELYIKEEAGTFVKEEEEEAEDLSAAPAAPASAFGGCEPRPFKCTVCSKSYKDPATLRQHEKSHWLTRPFPCNICGKMFTQRGTMTRHMRSHLGLKPFACEECGMRFTRQYRLTEHMRVHSGEKPYECQLCGGKFTQQRNLISHLRMHTSPS; this is encoded by the coding sequence ATGGAGCTGCCAAATCATGCCAAACAACTGCTTCTGCAACTGAACCAACAAAGGGCGAAGGGCTtcctgtgtgatgtcatcattgTGGTGGAGAATGCGCTGTTCCGCGCCCACAAGAACATCCTGGCAGCCAGCAGCATCTACTTCAAGTCCCTGGTCCTCCACGACAACCTCATCAACCTGGACACGGAGATGGTCAATCCGTCTGTGTTCCGGCAGGTTCTGGACTTTATCTACACGGGCAAACTGCTGTCCTCCTCCACTGAGCCGGGCAGTGAACAGAGCTACAGCGCTCTGCTGACGGCCGCAAGCTACCTCCAGCTTCACGATCTTGCCGCTCTCTGCAGGAAGAAGCTGAAACGCGGCGGGGGGAAGCCCCTCGCTGGGAAACCCCTCGCTGGGAAACCGTCTTCCCAGGGCGCCCTTGGGAGAATACGCATCATCAACCAGCGCCGGGCCTCCTCAGGCCCCCTCAACCACTTCTCCGCCACCCCATCCGATGCCGACCAGATGCAGCCCGACGACGGAGTCCGCGACAAGCTCTCGGACGACGAGACGTTCGCTGGGAACAATGGCAGCACTGGGGGGAACAACGGCAGCAGCAACGGGAACCTCAGCAGTGGCGGGGAGCCAGACCTGGGGCTGGACTTGTCCAAGAAGAGCCCCgcctccgggggggggggcagcggcgACGCCCTCAGCCCACACAGTTGCCAGGAGTCTCCCCAATCTGCCTCAGTGTCCACCACCAACAGTGCCTCTTTGGACGACTCTTCCACCCTCCTGACCGGCCTGGACGCCTCGTGCCCTGAGCCTATGGAGCTCACTCCCACCCCCAGGGCACCCAGAGATggcaccccccagccccctggactGCAGCCCCGCAAGAGCTCCCGTCAGGTTGCCCGGAAGAAGGAGTGGCCCAAGAGAGAAGTGTCTGGCCTGAAAGCCGAGGACAGAGACAGGCCCCTGGCCAACGGGGTCATTGTGGGGCCCAAAGATGGCCGCTACTccagtggaggagcaggaggaggaggcagcagcagcagctttaTCTCAGACCAGTCCTTCCAgtgcaaggaggaggaggaggaggagggaagggagaatgGCCAGGAGCATAGCGACGAGAGCGGGGAGAGCGACGGGGAGAGTGGCGAGACAggtcgaggaggaggaggcggagggaaaggaggaagaggtggcaaCCGCAGAGCCAACTACGTCTACCGCCAGGAGGGCTTCGAGCCGGCATTCGGGGACAACCTCTACGTGTGCATCCCCTGCGGGAAGGGCTTCCCCAGCTCGGAACAGCTCAACGCCCACGTGGAGTCCCACACCGAGGACGAGCTCTACATCAAAGAAGAGGCCGGCACCTTtgtcaaagaggaggaggaggaggccgaggACCTCTCGGCTGCACCCGCCGCACCGGCATCCGCCTTCGGAGGCTGCGAGCCGCGGCCCTTCAAGTGCACGGTGTGCAGCAAGAGCTACAAAGACCCGGCCACCCTCCGCCAGCATGAGAAGAGCCACTGGCTCACACGGCCATTCCCCTGCAACATCTGTGGCAAGATGTTCACCCAGCGCGGCACCATGACGCGGCACATGCGCAGCCACCTGGGCCTCAAGCCCTTCGCCTGCGAGGAGTGTGGCATGAGATTCACCCGCCAGTACCGGCTCACCGAGCACATGCGCGTGCACTCGGGCGAGAAGCCCTACGAGTGCCAGCTGTGCGGGGGCAAGTTCACCCAGCAGAGAAACCTCATCAGCCACCTCAGAATGCACACCTCGCCCTCCTAG